ACGGCGGTGGCCAGCAGCCACAGCGGGAGGACAGGCGCCACGGCCTCAGCCCTTGAGGCGCACGCCGCGGCCGCCGCCGGGGCTCGCCTCGCCCTCCCCGATGAGGACGACGCCGGCGCGGTCCAGGGCCTCGATCACGCGCACCAGGGAGTCCACATTGCCGCGCACCACACCCTCGCTGGCCTCCATCCGCTGGATCGTGCTCAGCGACACCCCGCTGGCCTCGGCGAGCTGGCGCTGGTCGAGGCCGGCGAGGGCGCGCGCGGCGCGGAGCTGGGCGGCGGTCATCACGGGCGGATCGCTCCCCGTCTGGCGGTTCGGGCGCGTCTTATACCGGGAAACCGGGGTAAGAGGAAACAGCACTCTGTCCTGAGCACCCTGTTTCGGACGCTGGTGCGGTATTAATGAAGTGTGAGACTTCTCATGGGCGATATGAAGTTGCAAAAGAGCGGCAAAGGCCCGCATGAGCGGGCCTCCGCCGGGGGGGTGCCGCGGGTCAGTCCCCGCGCAGCGGCGCCAGCCAGTCCCGCGCGGGGTCGCCGTAGACCAGGAAGTGGGGGTTGAGGAGGCTGTCGCCGGTGTTGTAGCGCAGGGGCCGGCCGCCGGTGTCCACGACGTGGCCGCCGGCGGCCTCCACCACCGCCTGGGCGGCGGCGGTGTCCCACTCGGAGGTGGGGCCGAGGCGGGGATAGAGATCGGCGCTGCCCTCGGCGACGAGGCAGAACTTGAGGGAGCTGCCGATGGAGCGCAGCTCGTGCGGGCCGAGCCGCTCGAGGTAGGCGGCCAGCTCCGGGGTGGCGTGGGAGCGGCTGCCGGCCACCGCCGGCGGCTCGGCGGCGGGGCAGCGGACGCGGATCGGGCGCCGTCCTCGCCCGCCCTCGAGGCGGAAGGCCCCGAGGCCGCGGGCGCCGAGGTAGGTGCGGTCGAGGACCGGGGCGTGGACGACGCCGAGCACCGGCGCGTGCCCCTCCACGAGGGCGACGTTGACGGTGAACTCGCCGTTGCGCTTGACGAATTCCTTGGTCCCGTCCAGGGGGTCGACGAGCCAGAAGCGCGTCCAGCGCGCGCGCTCGTGGAAGGGCACGGAGGCCGACTCCTCCGACAGCACCGGGATCTCGGGGGTCAGCCGCCGCAGGCCCTCGACGAGGGTGCGGTGCGAGGCCATGTCCGCCTCGGTCAGGGGCGAGCGGTCGTCCTTGTGCGCCACCGCGAAGTCGGTGGCGTAGACCTCGAGGATGC
This genomic interval from Inmirania thermothiophila contains the following:
- a CDS encoding helix-turn-helix domain-containing protein codes for the protein MTAAQLRAARALAGLDQRQLAEASGVSLSTIQRMEASEGVVRGNVDSLVRVIEALDRAGVVLIGEGEASPGGGRGVRLKG
- the cysQ gene encoding 3'(2'),5'-bisphosphate nucleotidase CysQ; translation: MTQGDDTERLLEAVAALAREAGRRILEVYATDFAVAHKDDRSPLTEADMASHRTLVEGLRRLTPEIPVLSEESASVPFHERARWTRFWLVDPLDGTKEFVKRNGEFTVNVALVEGHAPVLGVVHAPVLDRTYLGARGLGAFRLEGGRGRRPIRVRCPAAEPPAVAGSRSHATPELAAYLERLGPHELRSIGSSLKFCLVAEGSADLYPRLGPTSEWDTAAAQAVVEAAGGHVVDTGGRPLRYNTGDSLLNPHFLVYGDPARDWLAPLRGD